The following coding sequences are from one Longimicrobiaceae bacterium window:
- a CDS encoding prepilin-type N-terminal cleavage/methylation domain-containing protein translates to MRHGLRELGVTLIEVMTVVVLVGIVSALAVPAWNRVLADMRRRSATNLVVNDIFYTRMLAVRSGRSAVMRFDGGGRCPMGAGARVVSEGYRVVISGPVEHEVKAVSLRATLGKVCLQTNNSDSIAFDSRGLLIPFANRTLWLDGGTGVNDTVSISVVGRVLRR, encoded by the coding sequence ATGCGCCACGGCCTGAGGGAGCTGGGGGTCACGCTGATCGAGGTGATGACGGTGGTGGTGCTGGTCGGGATCGTGAGCGCGCTGGCGGTCCCGGCGTGGAACCGCGTGCTGGCCGACATGCGCAGACGCAGCGCGACCAACCTGGTCGTGAACGACATCTTCTACACGCGCATGCTGGCCGTGCGCTCCGGCCGGAGTGCGGTGATGCGCTTCGACGGCGGCGGGCGGTGCCCCATGGGCGCGGGCGCGCGGGTGGTGTCCGAAGGCTACCGCGTCGTCATCTCGGGGCCCGTGGAGCACGAGGTGAAGGCCGTCTCCCTCCGGGCCACGCTGGGCAAGGTCTGCCTCCAGACGAACAACTCCGACTCCATCGCCTTCGACTCGCGCGGCCTGCTGATCCCCTTCGCCAACCGCACCCTCTGGCTGGACGGCGGTACAGGCGTCAATGACACCGTCAGCATCTCCGTCGTAGGCCGCGTCCTCCGCCGCTGA
- a CDS encoding GspH/FimT family pseudopilin: protein MSPQFRRVAGRSGYTLIELITVVVLVGVVYALAAPRLTGYMSNQKVQRAMDRMASDVGFARIQAVREGQPVQLILTGYRTYDVKVLDGTAAGKIVRNTDLGMASGVTLGPSGSSVTFDSRGLLTAGSATFTATRGSYTAQITITPIGRVRRDY, encoded by the coding sequence ATGTCTCCCCAATTCCGCAGGGTCGCCGGCCGCTCCGGCTATACGCTGATCGAGCTGATCACCGTGGTGGTGCTCGTGGGCGTCGTGTACGCGCTCGCCGCGCCGCGGCTCACGGGCTACATGTCCAACCAGAAGGTGCAGCGCGCCATGGACCGCATGGCCTCGGACGTGGGCTTCGCCCGCATCCAGGCCGTCCGCGAGGGCCAGCCGGTGCAGCTCATCCTGACGGGGTACCGCACCTACGACGTGAAGGTGCTGGACGGCACGGCCGCCGGAAAGATCGTGCGGAACACCGACCTGGGCATGGCGAGCGGCGTGACGCTTGGGCCGTCGGGCAGTTCCGTGACCTTCGACTCGCGCGGGCTGCTCACCGCCGGCTCGGCGACGTTCACGGCAACGCGCGGGTCGTACACCGCGCAGATCACCATCACCCCCATCGGCAGGGTCCGGCGTGACTACTGA
- a CDS encoding prepilin-type N-terminal cleavage/methylation domain-containing protein: MTTEHREAGAGLDRRGFTLLEMLVAMMIMAVGLVGLESLTWTAVRQVARAQRQTRFVSIATDTLEQTVARVRFGNVTPSSSVTRSVDGATMLIQYSSAGGLRTVSVKVTPPSSSIGAGRAFTAADTVRLSQSIY; this comes from the coding sequence GTGACTACTGAACATCGCGAGGCCGGGGCCGGGCTGGACCGGCGGGGCTTCACCCTCCTGGAGATGCTGGTGGCCATGATGATCATGGCCGTGGGCCTGGTCGGCCTGGAGTCGCTCACCTGGACCGCGGTGCGGCAGGTCGCGCGGGCCCAGCGGCAGACCCGCTTCGTCTCCATAGCCACCGACACGCTGGAGCAGACCGTGGCCCGCGTGCGCTTCGGCAACGTGACGCCGTCTTCCAGCGTCACGCGCAGCGTGGACGGCGCCACCATGCTCATCCAGTACTCGTCCGCCGGCGGGCTCCGCACCGTGTCGGTCAAGGTGACGCCGCCGTCGTCGTCCATCGGCGCCGGCCGGGCCTTCACCGCCGCCGACACCGTTCGGCTCAGCCAGAGCATCTACTGA
- a CDS encoding prepilin-type N-terminal cleavage/methylation domain-containing protein, translated as MRQPTPLPRGRSGFTLIEILVSLMISALFATALFQLLRMQGGMFARNSGQEEVQQNARGALQVISGELRGVPAQGGIYSANDQSLTVLVPHAWGVACPGGTATQMEVVFPPLDGNVITRTTGSGLLADMSAGTAARNMQPNIYGATVAAITARTAFVPAADAQCATLAAGADAIGYRFTGTNFPVAPPAGNLVMLYESVTYDVGQSEGKWWVRRSYGGTQQPIAGPLEDNTTGLRFQYYTGTSATPLNAAPGRNETTDTTIHRIGVKIRMRSTATASAQYQTQRDDLTVQLRN; from the coding sequence ATGCGCCAGCCCACCCCCCTCCCGCGCGGCCGCTCCGGCTTCACGCTCATCGAGATCCTGGTCTCGCTGATGATCTCGGCGCTGTTCGCCACCGCGCTCTTCCAGCTCCTGCGCATGCAGGGCGGCATGTTCGCCCGCAACAGCGGCCAGGAAGAGGTGCAGCAGAACGCCCGCGGCGCGCTCCAGGTCATCAGCGGCGAGCTTCGCGGCGTGCCCGCGCAGGGCGGCATCTACTCGGCAAACGACCAGTCGCTCACCGTGCTGGTGCCGCACGCGTGGGGCGTGGCCTGCCCCGGCGGCACCGCCACGCAGATGGAGGTCGTCTTCCCGCCTCTGGACGGGAACGTCATCACGCGCACCACGGGCAGCGGGCTCCTGGCCGACATGTCGGCCGGCACGGCCGCGCGCAACATGCAGCCCAACATCTACGGCGCCACGGTGGCCGCCATCACCGCGCGCACGGCGTTCGTTCCCGCCGCCGACGCGCAGTGCGCCACGCTGGCCGCGGGCGCCGACGCCATCGGCTACCGCTTCACGGGCACCAACTTCCCCGTGGCCCCGCCCGCCGGCAACCTGGTGATGCTGTACGAGTCGGTGACGTACGACGTGGGCCAGAGCGAGGGCAAGTGGTGGGTGCGGCGCAGCTACGGCGGCACCCAGCAGCCCATCGCCGGCCCGCTCGAGGACAACACGACCGGCCTGCGCTTCCAGTACTACACGGGCACCTCCGCCACGCCGCTCAACGCGGCCCCCGGCCGCAACGAGACGACGGACACCACGATCCACCGCATCGGGGTCAAGATCCGGATGCGGAGCACGGCGACCGCCTCCGCGCAGTACCAGACCCAGCGGGACGACCTCACCGTCCAGCTGCGCAACTAG
- the pilM gene encoding type IV pilus assembly protein PilM, with protein MASLLRRGKTTVGLDVGSGFIKLAVIDHSGSEPELTHVSFTPLFADAIVEGEVMDPQIVVDTIQSLLTTAGIKSKNVVASVGGRDVMVKKIQMDRMKESDAREVIRWEAEQYVPFDMENVQLDFQILDPLEAGLQMSVLLVAAKREVVDQKVSLLRDAGIAPSLMDVDAFALHNAFEHNYPEAMTGVVALVNVGHEISTVNLLQDGTLILTRDVPFGSRRLREDLRRLHGLSADEADAVLQGRSPRAAEFRDLLADGCEELALGVERAAAFLSMGDSGGQGLGRVYLSGGGAKIPGLLDVVAGRVRARCELASPLQRLRVRPGISTLFPMDELAPMLMLSVGLALRTAA; from the coding sequence ATGGCATCGTTACTCAGGCGCGGCAAGACCACGGTAGGGCTGGACGTGGGCAGCGGCTTCATCAAGCTGGCCGTGATCGATCACTCGGGCAGCGAGCCCGAGCTCACCCACGTCTCCTTCACCCCCCTCTTCGCCGACGCGATCGTGGAGGGCGAGGTCATGGACCCGCAGATCGTGGTGGACACCATTCAGTCGCTGCTCACCACGGCGGGGATCAAGTCGAAGAACGTGGTGGCGTCGGTGGGCGGGCGCGACGTGATGGTGAAGAAGATCCAGATGGACCGGATGAAGGAGTCCGACGCGCGCGAGGTGATCCGCTGGGAGGCCGAGCAGTACGTGCCCTTCGACATGGAGAACGTGCAGCTCGACTTCCAGATCCTGGACCCGCTCGAGGCCGGCCTGCAGATGAGCGTGCTGCTGGTGGCCGCCAAGCGCGAGGTGGTGGACCAGAAGGTCTCGCTGCTGCGCGACGCGGGCATCGCCCCCTCGCTGATGGACGTGGACGCCTTCGCGCTGCACAACGCCTTCGAGCACAACTACCCCGAGGCGATGACGGGCGTGGTGGCCCTGGTCAACGTGGGCCACGAGATCTCGACGGTGAACCTGCTGCAGGACGGCACGCTCATCCTCACGCGCGACGTGCCGTTCGGGTCCCGCCGCCTGCGCGAGGACCTGCGCCGCCTGCACGGCCTGAGCGCCGACGAGGCCGACGCGGTGCTCCAGGGCCGCTCGCCGCGCGCCGCCGAGTTCCGCGACCTGCTGGCCGACGGCTGCGAGGAGCTGGCGCTGGGCGTGGAGCGCGCCGCGGCTTTCCTGTCGATGGGCGACTCCGGCGGGCAGGGGCTGGGCCGGGTCTACCTGTCCGGCGGCGGCGCCAAGATCCCCGGCCTGCTGGACGTGGTGGCCGGCCGCGTGCGCGCCCGCTGCGAGCTGGCCAGCCCGCTCCAGCGCCTGCGCGTGCGGCCCGGCATCTCCACCCTGTTCCCCATGGACGAGCTGGCCCCCATGCTGATGCTCTCCGTGGGCCTCGCCCTCCGCACCGCCGCCTGA
- a CDS encoding PilN domain-containing protein codes for MIEINLLPGGAARRPTAARGVAGSKMSLPKMGGDPREVALGALAVALLLLAAWSWWSTGQRRDELQGQVERETADSTRLTGTINLVASVDAKKDTIERKIGVIRSVDERRYVWPHILDEVSRATPQYTWLTKIASSEQSGPSPVPGRPAPPPPAAKPDTAKPDTTAAARAAREQARADSVRLAVPGFTVEGNTASPQALTRFMKNLEASPMIKDVTLVTSQQSAEVGRTFLKFTLEAKYEIPDSSIVQTVPVVATR; via the coding sequence GTGATCGAGATCAATCTCCTCCCCGGCGGCGCAGCCCGCCGGCCCACCGCCGCGCGCGGCGTGGCCGGGAGCAAGATGTCGCTGCCCAAGATGGGCGGCGACCCGCGCGAGGTGGCGCTGGGCGCGCTGGCCGTAGCGCTGCTGCTGCTGGCCGCGTGGAGCTGGTGGAGCACCGGCCAGCGCCGCGACGAGCTGCAGGGGCAGGTGGAGCGCGAGACGGCCGACTCCACGCGCCTGACCGGCACCATCAATCTGGTGGCCTCGGTGGATGCGAAGAAGGACACCATCGAGCGCAAGATCGGCGTGATCCGCAGCGTGGACGAGCGGCGCTACGTGTGGCCGCACATCCTGGACGAGGTGAGCCGGGCGACGCCGCAGTACACGTGGCTCACCAAGATCGCTTCTTCCGAGCAGTCGGGCCCCTCCCCGGTGCCGGGCCGCCCCGCGCCCCCGCCCCCCGCCGCGAAGCCCGACACCGCCAAGCCCGACACGACGGCGGCGGCGCGCGCAGCCCGCGAGCAGGCCCGGGCCGACTCGGTCCGTCTCGCCGTACCCGGCTTCACGGTCGAGGGCAACACGGCCAGCCCGCAGGCGCTCACGCGCTTCATGAAGAACCTGGAGGCCTCGCCCATGATCAAGGACGTGACGCTGGTGACCAGCCAGCAGTCGGCCGAGGTAGGGCGGACCTTCCTGAAGTTCACGCTCGAGGCCAAGTACGAGATCCCGGACAGCTCCATCGTCCAGACCGTTCCCGTCGTCGCGACCCGGTGA
- the pilO gene encoding type 4a pilus biogenesis protein PilO — protein sequence MALPPMDPARRQKLLLGAAALAAAGYGFYTYVYGPRAEEVTLLETHLSSLQAQNTTARALAAGASGDVERRLGAYRDQLHAVEGLIPSSEELPDLLDAISTEAQRTGVEISLIQPVGATEEQYYTKRVYDMAVIGTYHQVGAFLTRVASLPRIVTPMNLVVAPKDAPTGPGQPAPGADLDKTRLEARFSVETYVIPAATPAPAGNAD from the coding sequence ATGGCGCTTCCCCCGATGGACCCCGCGCGCCGCCAGAAGCTGCTGCTTGGCGCCGCCGCGCTCGCTGCGGCGGGCTACGGCTTCTACACCTACGTCTACGGCCCCCGCGCCGAAGAGGTGACGCTGCTGGAGACGCACCTCTCGTCGCTCCAGGCGCAGAACACCACCGCGCGCGCCCTGGCCGCCGGCGCTTCGGGCGACGTGGAGCGCCGCCTGGGCGCCTACCGCGACCAGCTGCACGCGGTGGAGGGGCTGATCCCCAGCAGCGAGGAGCTGCCGGACCTGCTCGACGCCATCTCGACCGAGGCGCAGCGCACCGGGGTGGAGATCTCGCTGATCCAGCCCGTGGGCGCGACCGAGGAGCAGTACTACACGAAGCGCGTCTACGACATGGCGGTGATCGGCACGTACCACCAGGTGGGCGCCTTCCTGACGCGCGTGGCCTCGCTGCCGCGCATCGTCACCCCCATGAACCTGGTGGTGGCGCCCAAGGACGCTCCCACCGGGCCGGGCCAGCCGGCGCCGGGCGCCGACCTGGACAAGACGCGCCTGGAGGCGCGCTTCTCGGTGGAGACGTACGTGATCCCCGCCGCCACGCCAGCCCCTGCAGGGAATGCGGACTAA
- a CDS encoding AMIN domain-containing protein, which translates to MIRRLSMALMLPALLAAGPPAALSGGNVTTLRLESRGGNTELTVEIAGGDVRWTDFKMGGPPRVVVDIAGARSALPSQRFDGLNRGGVASVRASQFTDDVVRVVMVLDRQADYTVTRVPEGIRIAVASASQSAFQPWHSGAPVQPWRRPGSAEETSARADAAPAAPVRTAAAPMQSRPAQNRPGRRMTVTFDNMQMQDVIASFAAFSGRSIIPGAGVGGIVVTSATINNQPWDEALRALLQAYGLAAVELPSGIIRVDAIEKLAEREKQEPLVTQPFRINFVPVAEMEATIKPLLTDRGQVATNPSTNTLIITDVAGVLDGLSRLVGQLDVPTAQVAIQAKIVFINRTDAEQLGVSYDLKDSRGNQLNQLVAVPDPNNPGSTTNTDLVSLGGNSIAALGNANNRVSGATLSTVISLVLGRYTLVTFLDALQTAQLSDVQAAPVVTTVSNHEASIWVGEKTPIRVVDLGQQGQAGAATGAAGGQATRATAQLVETGIRLIVTPQVTSDRRILLQLHAERSSANIVPTEIGVQFLQQQGDTRVLVNDGETAVIGGLTVTEVTSVRSGIPFLMDIPFIGGIFRKTTSQEDKRDLLIMVTPHIVDDRA; encoded by the coding sequence ATGATCCGCCGTCTCTCGATGGCCCTGATGCTGCCCGCGCTGCTGGCGGCCGGCCCCCCCGCCGCCCTGAGCGGCGGGAACGTGACCACCCTGCGGCTGGAGTCGCGCGGCGGCAACACCGAGCTGACGGTGGAGATCGCCGGCGGCGACGTGCGCTGGACCGACTTCAAGATGGGCGGCCCGCCGCGCGTGGTGGTCGACATCGCCGGCGCCCGCAGCGCGCTGCCCAGCCAGCGCTTCGACGGGCTGAACCGCGGCGGCGTCGCCTCGGTTCGCGCCAGCCAGTTCACGGACGACGTCGTGCGCGTGGTGATGGTGCTGGACCGGCAGGCGGACTACACGGTGACGCGCGTGCCCGAGGGCATCCGCATCGCCGTGGCGTCGGCCAGCCAGTCGGCGTTCCAGCCCTGGCACAGCGGCGCCCCGGTGCAGCCGTGGCGCCGCCCCGGCTCGGCCGAGGAGACGTCGGCGCGGGCGGACGCGGCTCCCGCGGCGCCGGTTCGCACCGCGGCGGCACCGATGCAGAGCCGTCCCGCGCAGAACCGGCCCGGCCGGCGCATGACGGTGACGTTCGACAACATGCAGATGCAGGACGTGATCGCGAGCTTCGCGGCGTTCAGCGGCCGGTCCATCATCCCCGGCGCGGGCGTGGGCGGGATCGTGGTGACCTCGGCCACCATCAACAACCAGCCGTGGGACGAGGCGCTGCGGGCGCTGCTCCAGGCGTACGGCCTGGCCGCGGTGGAGCTGCCCAGCGGCATCATCCGCGTGGACGCGATCGAGAAGCTGGCCGAGCGCGAGAAGCAGGAGCCGCTGGTGACCCAGCCGTTCCGCATCAACTTCGTGCCGGTGGCCGAGATGGAGGCCACCATCAAGCCGCTGCTCACCGACCGCGGCCAGGTGGCGACCAACCCGTCCACCAACACGCTGATCATCACCGACGTGGCCGGGGTGCTGGACGGCCTCTCGCGCCTGGTGGGCCAGCTCGACGTGCCCACGGCGCAGGTGGCGATCCAGGCGAAGATCGTCTTCATCAACCGCACCGACGCGGAGCAGCTGGGCGTCAGCTACGACCTCAAGGACTCGCGCGGCAACCAGCTGAACCAGCTGGTGGCGGTGCCGGACCCCAACAACCCGGGCTCGACCACCAACACCGACCTGGTGTCGCTGGGCGGCAACTCCATCGCCGCGCTGGGCAACGCGAACAACCGCGTCTCGGGGGCCACGCTCTCGACCGTGATCTCGCTGGTGCTGGGCCGCTACACGCTGGTCACCTTCCTCGACGCGCTGCAGACGGCGCAGCTCTCGGACGTGCAGGCGGCGCCGGTGGTGACCACGGTGAGCAACCACGAGGCGTCGATCTGGGTGGGCGAGAAGACGCCCATCCGCGTGGTGGACCTGGGCCAGCAGGGCCAGGCCGGCGCGGCCACCGGCGCTGCCGGGGGGCAGGCAACGCGCGCCACGGCGCAGCTCGTGGAGACGGGCATCCGCCTGATCGTGACGCCGCAGGTCACGTCGGACCGGCGCATCTTGCTCCAGCTGCACGCGGAGCGCTCGAGCGCCAACATCGTCCCCACCGAGATCGGCGTGCAGTTCCTCCAGCAGCAGGGCGACACGCGGGTGCTGGTGAACGACGGCGAGACGGCGGTCATCGGCGGGCTCACGGTCACCGAGGTGACCAGCGTGCGCTCGGGCATCCCCTTCCTGATGGACATCCCCTTCATCGGCGGGATCTTCCGGAAGACGACGTCGCAGGAGGACAAGCGTGACCTGCTGATCATGGTCACCCCCCACATCGTGGACGACCGCGCCTGA
- a CDS encoding Ig-like domain-containing protein: MKTARRRISVAAATAVLAGGLLAACDGGNLFVDPGHGGGSGNGGTDGTPPTATIQYPKPDSAVLAVGDQAFVKVRATDAVALRSVTIEAFSLRGSAALGTLTKVDRFTPKTVRLDSAGYAVKDTVITRFLDATTDTLVDQKVYVVTTATDTAGNVDADTSFLAIGGPQVQVTAPAGGATVRAGVPLRVALSATDQISKITAVRVFTSGAYVKDTTVQLQVAVAHVDTAITILLPDTVKGTALHISATATAGTRAQGTARPVDVVVQPAAADVTPPRVSFTVSAPARAEVNDTLTVTVTGTDETRVDSVGATVLAIRRTAARTDTVGRFTRRVSGATGTLRFTVAEFNGPVVPLGLDSLTLGFEVTAFAKDGAGNCATATTPGSLQGGPCRTAGGVILSDGPGALQQVVVARGLTLPFPNAGDRIADVIADSTRLFLSNLTRNRVEVVQIGSQTYGTPVLVGSEPWGLALGRNSDSLYVANSGGTNISVIPLRNPVLQEAASARIFPANELLFDISYTIDTKTGTVPPSSVLRFDYSDRPQFIAQASNGFLVYSTKPTGAAKDGTVRIYDRNKPFRSEIFTGYVDRHTANKALAVNADSAFLVPGDPNRLLVCPRRRFGDTSDPACILGDVSSVSDSLFKLRQLPANAAGGRWDTRVDIGADVAEVGFSDTTFVAVSTDRNYVAVGEGARVNGRIPLFQASADSLVLRGDVRDLINNTNERVIGLGLNGDGSLGIARGNQAYFFNNTLRLQGVTASGSPAGGVAMHPDNFGYPGGSFRLSFVSGIDETGAPYVDVIDTFNFFRTKRMYIRDAVVGAITVARRQAGDPANVALRIYALTPRGVVGLTVLTTDLTP; the protein is encoded by the coding sequence ATGAAAACCGCCCGCAGACGGATCTCCGTCGCCGCCGCGACCGCCGTCCTCGCGGGCGGCCTGCTCGCGGCGTGCGACGGCGGCAACCTCTTCGTCGACCCCGGCCACGGCGGCGGCTCCGGGAACGGCGGCACCGACGGCACGCCGCCCACCGCCACCATCCAGTACCCGAAGCCCGACAGCGCCGTGCTGGCCGTGGGCGACCAGGCCTTCGTGAAGGTCCGCGCGACCGACGCGGTGGCGCTGCGCTCGGTGACCATCGAGGCGTTCTCGCTGCGCGGCAGCGCGGCGCTGGGCACGCTCACCAAGGTGGACCGCTTCACGCCCAAGACGGTGCGGCTGGACTCGGCCGGCTACGCGGTGAAGGACACGGTGATCACCCGGTTCCTGGACGCGACCACCGACACCCTGGTGGACCAGAAGGTGTACGTGGTGACCACGGCCACCGACACGGCGGGCAACGTGGACGCCGACACCAGCTTCCTGGCTATCGGCGGCCCGCAGGTGCAGGTGACGGCGCCCGCGGGCGGCGCCACGGTGCGAGCGGGCGTGCCGCTGCGCGTGGCGCTGAGCGCGACCGACCAGATCAGCAAGATCACGGCGGTGCGCGTCTTCACCTCGGGCGCGTACGTGAAGGACACGACGGTGCAGCTCCAGGTGGCGGTGGCGCACGTGGACACGGCCATCACGATCCTTCTGCCCGACACGGTGAAGGGCACGGCGCTGCACATCTCCGCCACGGCCACGGCCGGCACGCGCGCCCAAGGCACGGCGCGGCCGGTGGACGTGGTGGTGCAGCCTGCCGCGGCGGACGTGACGCCGCCGCGGGTGAGCTTCACCGTGTCCGCCCCGGCGCGCGCCGAGGTGAACGACACGCTCACGGTCACCGTGACGGGGACGGACGAGACGCGGGTGGACAGCGTGGGCGCCACGGTGCTCGCCATCCGCCGGACGGCGGCGCGGACCGACACGGTGGGCCGCTTCACCCGGCGGGTGAGCGGGGCCACGGGCACGCTGCGGTTCACCGTGGCGGAGTTCAACGGGCCGGTGGTGCCGCTGGGCCTGGACTCGCTTACGCTGGGCTTCGAGGTGACTGCCTTCGCCAAGGACGGGGCGGGGAACTGCGCCACGGCGACCACGCCGGGCTCGCTGCAGGGCGGCCCGTGCCGCACGGCCGGGGGCGTGATCCTCTCCGACGGCCCCGGCGCGCTCCAGCAGGTGGTGGTGGCGCGCGGCCTGACGCTGCCGTTCCCCAACGCGGGCGACCGCATCGCCGACGTGATCGCCGACAGCACGCGCCTCTTCCTCTCCAACCTCACCCGTAACCGGGTGGAGGTGGTGCAGATCGGGTCGCAGACGTACGGCACGCCGGTGCTGGTGGGCTCGGAGCCGTGGGGCCTGGCGCTGGGCCGCAACAGCGACTCGCTGTACGTGGCCAACAGCGGCGGCACCAACATCTCGGTGATCCCGCTGCGCAACCCGGTGCTCCAGGAAGCGGCCTCGGCCCGCATCTTCCCGGCGAACGAGCTGCTGTTCGACATCAGCTACACGATCGACACCAAGACGGGCACGGTGCCGCCGTCGTCGGTGCTGCGCTTCGACTACAGCGACCGGCCGCAGTTCATCGCCCAGGCGTCGAACGGCTTCCTGGTGTACTCGACCAAGCCCACGGGCGCGGCCAAGGACGGCACGGTCCGCATCTACGACCGCAACAAGCCGTTCCGGTCCGAGATCTTCACCGGCTACGTCGACCGCCACACGGCCAACAAGGCGCTGGCGGTGAACGCCGATTCGGCCTTCCTGGTGCCGGGCGACCCCAACCGCCTTCTCGTCTGCCCGCGCCGCCGCTTCGGCGACACGAGCGACCCGGCGTGCATCCTGGGCGACGTGTCGAGCGTGAGCGACTCGCTCTTCAAGCTGCGCCAGCTGCCGGCCAACGCGGCGGGCGGCCGGTGGGACACGCGGGTGGACATCGGGGCCGACGTGGCCGAGGTGGGCTTCTCGGACACGACGTTCGTGGCGGTGAGCACCGACCGCAACTACGTCGCCGTGGGCGAGGGCGCCCGCGTCAACGGCCGCATCCCGCTCTTCCAGGCCAGCGCCGACTCGCTGGTGCTGCGCGGCGACGTGCGCGACCTGATCAACAACACCAACGAGCGCGTCATCGGCTTGGGCCTGAACGGCGACGGCTCGCTGGGCATCGCCCGCGGCAATCAGGCGTACTTCTTCAACAACACGCTGCGCCTGCAGGGCGTGACCGCCAGCGGCTCGCCCGCCGGGGGCGTGGCGATGCACCCCGACAACTTCGGATATCCCGGCGGCTCGTTCCGGCTCTCGTTCGTCTCCGGCATCGACGAGACGGGCGCGCCGTACGTGGACGTGATCGACACGTTCAACTTCTTCCGGACCAAGCGGATGTACATCCGCGACGCGGTGGTGGGCGCCATCACCGTGGCGCGGCGGCAGGCGGGCGACCCGGCGAACGTAGCGCTCCGCATCTACGCGCTCACGCCGCGGGGCGTGGTGGGCCTCACGGTGCTGACCACGGACCTGACGCCGTAA
- the aroC gene encoding chorismate synthase, with product MPLFRFTTAGESHGPALTAVVEGLPAGLPVAVDSIDAELRRRQGGYGRGGRMRIESDRAEILSGIRHGETLGSPVAMLVRNRDWANWTEAMSAAPVENAGDDEAMRRVFLPRPGHADLVGAMKYGRSDARDILERASARETAARVAAGALAKRLLAELGITVGSHVVSLGGIDAAVPDELPEDLNAASDPSPVRCLDAEAEGRMIDAIDAAKREGDTLGGVFEVVARGVPAGLGSHVSWDRKLDGRLAAAVMSIQAIKGVEIGIGFAGSMRPGSRVHDEIVADASLAVGGGYGRGSNRAGGLEGGITTGQPLVVRGAMKPISTLMRPLGTVDLRTGQPGEAVRERSDVCAVPAAGVVGEAMVALVLAGAVLEKFGGDSLAELRRSYDAYLAQINAHGVRA from the coding sequence ATGCCCCTCTTCCGCTTCACCACCGCCGGCGAGTCGCACGGCCCCGCGCTCACGGCCGTCGTGGAAGGGCTCCCCGCGGGCCTGCCCGTGGCGGTGGATTCCATCGATGCCGAGCTGAGGCGCCGGCAGGGCGGCTACGGTCGCGGCGGGCGCATGCGCATCGAGTCGGACCGGGCCGAGATCCTGTCGGGAATCCGGCACGGGGAGACGCTGGGGTCGCCGGTGGCGATGCTGGTGCGGAACCGCGACTGGGCCAACTGGACCGAGGCGATGAGCGCCGCGCCGGTGGAGAACGCGGGCGACGACGAGGCCATGCGCCGCGTCTTCCTCCCGCGGCCCGGGCACGCGGACCTGGTCGGGGCGATGAAGTACGGCCGGTCCGACGCGCGCGACATCCTGGAGCGGGCGAGCGCGCGGGAGACGGCGGCGCGTGTGGCGGCGGGCGCGCTGGCGAAGCGGCTGCTGGCGGAGCTGGGGATCACCGTCGGCAGCCATGTCGTGTCGCTGGGGGGGATCGACGCGGCGGTGCCGGACGAGCTGCCGGAGGACCTGAACGCGGCGTCCGACCCGTCGCCCGTGCGCTGCCTCGACGCGGAGGCGGAGGGGCGGATGATCGACGCCATCGACGCCGCGAAGCGCGAGGGCGACACGCTGGGCGGGGTGTTCGAGGTCGTCGCGCGCGGCGTTCCGGCCGGGCTGGGCTCGCACGTGTCGTGGGACCGGAAGCTGGACGGGCGCCTGGCTGCGGCGGTGATGTCGATCCAGGCGATCAAGGGCGTGGAGATCGGCATCGGGTTCGCGGGGTCGATGCGGCCCGGCTCGCGCGTCCACGACGAGATCGTGGCGGACGCGTCGCTCGCCGTCGGCGGCGGGTACGGGCGCGGGTCGAACCGCGCGGGCGGGCTGGAGGGCGGCATCACCACCGGCCAGCCGCTCGTGGTCCGCGGCGCGATGAAGCCGATCTCCACGCTGATGCGGCCGCTGGGCACCGTCGATCTCCGCACCGGCCAGCCGGGCGAGGCGGTGCGCGAGCGGTCGGACGTCTGCGCCGTTCCCGCTGCCGGCGTGGTGGGCGAGGCGATGGTCGCCCTCGTGCTCGCGGGCGCGGTGCTGGAGAAGTTCGGCGGCGATTCCCTGGCCGAGCTGCGCCGCAGCTACGACGCCTATCTCGCGCAGATCAACGCCCATGGCGTCCGCGCCTGA